DNA sequence from the Arthrobacter jinronghuae genome:
AACACGCACCCGGCGTTGCTGCCGTCCTTCCCCGGGGCGCACGGCGTCCGTGACGCGCTTGCGTACGGTGTGAAGATCACCGGCTGCACGGTTCATCTGGCCGACGCCGGCGTGGACACCGGGCCGATCCTCGCCCAGGCCGCCGTCGAAGTGCTCGACGGCGACACTGAGGAAACGCTGCACGAACGCATCAAGGTGCAGGAACGGCGGCTGCTGATCGAAACGCTGGACCGGATCAGCCGCGAGGGCCTGCCCGCGCTCTAACCAGCGGCTAGTCCAGTGCGGCGCCCTTCGTCTCGGGCGCGAACCGGGCCATCCACAGTACGGCCAGCAGGACCAGGACCCCGGCCAGTGCGAAGGACATCGGCAGTCCCAGATAGGGCCAGAGCACCGACACGAAGATCAGCGGACCGAACCCGGCACCGATCCGGGAAACGGTGGACGCCCAGCCGAAACCGCTGCCGCGCAGGTTGGTGGGGTAAAGCTCCGAGACGTAGGCATAGAGCACGGGAATGGCCACCTGCACCACAAATCCGTACACCAGCAGCAGGATCGTGGCTGCAGCGGGGACATCCACCACCAGGGCGACCACCACCAGGATGGCAGCCGACAGCGGACCGGTGATCGCCAGGATCCATTTCCGGCCGACCTTTTCCACGAGCAGCGCCGCCACGATGACTCCCAGCAGGCCGACGGCGGCCATCCCCGAGGTGGTCAGGAACGCGCGGTGTTCGGCGAACCCGGCGTCCACGAGGATTTTCGGCATCCACTGCAGGGCCAGGTAATAGACCAGCAGGATAGTCAGGAACAGGGACCAGGCGGCAATAGTGGTCTTGGCGCTGAACCGCCAGAGGTCCGTGAGCTGGGTGCTCATGGTGCGCAGGGACAGCTTCTCAGGGGCCTGCGGTTCGGGCAGGTGCCATTCGGTCTGCGTCCCGCCGGTTCGGCGGACCAGGTCATCGATGACGGCGGAGGCTTCCGAGGTGCGGCCCTTGCGGACCAGATAAAGCGGAGACTCGGGGACCGAGCGCCGCACCCAGAAGACCAGGAGCGCAGGGATGACCATGATCAGCATGGTGTAGCGCCAATCCGCGAAGGTGGCGATGATGGCCGCGGAGGTGACACCGCATAACGCTGCGCCGACGGGCCACCAGCCGTCCATGCCGGTCAGCACCCTCCCTCGCTGTTTCTTGGGAGTGAACTCACCCACCAGTGCATAGTCCACCGGAACGCAGCCGCCCAACCCGAAGCCGGCCATGAAACGGAAGATGCAGAACCAGACGATGTCAGGGGAGAAGGCGCCCAGCACCGTAAAGATTGAGAACACCAGCAGGGTGGCGGAAAAGGCCCGCTTCCGGCCGATCGCATCGGCAATGGAACCCCAGACGAAGGCGCCGATCGCCATGCCGAGCAGGTTGGCTGTTCCAATCCAGGCCGCCTGGGCCGGGGCCAGTTCCCATTCCTTGGAGAGCAGGGGAATCAGGACGCCGTTCAGCGTTACGTCCCAGGCATCGAACATAAAGCCCAGGCCGCCGATGAGGAAGATTTTGCCCTGGACCTTCCACCGCCAGGGCAGGTTCTGGACCACCTGGTCTCCGGTGGGCAGGGCGTTAGTGACGGACATGTGGTTCGGGGCCTTTCGGAGGGGAGATGCTCGGGTTCGGGGAGAACAATACAGGGCTTGGTGCCCGCCCCTGTGGATAGCCCGGAAACTGCTTTCGGTGTCCGGGAGGATGGGGCCATGGCTGAGCATGACCTGCAGTACCGGCGGCTGCGAATTGCTCTTGAATACGAAGGGGAACACCACTTGCTGGATCCTGATCAGTGGCATCGGGATATCGAGCGGGATGATCGGCTCCGCCAGTTGGGGTGGGCGGTGCTGCGATTCAGCAAGAAGCATCTGCGCCCGGAGAACGAAGCAGGCACGGCGGGGAAAGTCCGCGCCGTCCTGCTGGCCCGTGGGTGGCGGCCCGGACAGCCTCTGTAACCGGTCTCGTGCCGGTGGCAGAACACCGAAAAGGCAGTAGTTACCGTTTTAGGAAGGGAAATCGGTAACTATTGCTCTTTCGATCCCGGGAACGCGCGGAAACGGCCCCCGCGACAGGTTGTTACCTCCGTCCCGGGACCGACGGGAAGCGAAGGCATAAACTTCTCGTGGGCCGCACGGCCTGCGCACCGATCATCGACCACTTGGAGTGTCAGCAGTGAGCAATCCCGTCCTTGACCGTGTTCCTATCCGCCGGGCCCTGATCTCGGTCTACAACAAGACGGGCCTGACAGAGCTTGCGCAGGGCCTCGCGGCAGCCGGCGTCAGCATTGTCTCCACCGGTTCCACCGCAAAGCAGATTGCCGCAGCGGGCGTCTCCGTAACCGAGGTCGCGGAAGTCACCGGCTTCAAGGAATGCCTGGACGGACGCGTCAAGACGCTGCACCCGCGGGTACATGCCGGTATCCTCGCCGACCGCCGCCGCGAGGACCACGTAGCCCAGCTGGAGGAAATGGAGATTGAACCCTTCGACCTGGTGGTGGTGAACCTCTACCCGTTCGTGGAGACCGTCCGCTCCGGCGCCGGCCAGGACGAAGTGGTGGAACAGATCGACATTGGCGGCCCTTCCATGGTCCGCGCCGCGGCGAAGAACCACCCCTCGGTGGCCGTGGTGGTGGATCCCAACAAGTACTCCGACGTCGTCACTGCGGCAGCCGAAGGCGGATTCGCCCTGGCAGAGCGGCGCCGGCTGGCCGCCGAAGCGTTCGCGCATACCGCTGCCTATGACACGGCCGTTGCCACATGGACGGCAGAGCAGTTCGGCGACGGCACCGAAGACGGCACCAAATGGCCGGCCTACACCGGTCTGTCCCTGGAACGGGCCGAGGTGCTGCGCTACGGCGAAAACCCGCACCAGGACGCCGCGCTTTACGTGGACAAGGGCGCCCGGCCCGGGGTCGCCCAGGCCGACCAGCTGCACGGGAAGGCCATGTCCTACAACAACTACGTGGACGCAGACGCCGCCCTGCGCGCAGCCTTCGATTTCACGGAACCGGCAGTCGCCGTCGTCAAGCATGCCAACCCGTGCGGTATCGCCGTGGCTTCCCCCGGTGCCGCGGACCCCATCGCGGACGCGCACGCCAAGGCCCATGCCTGCGACCCGGTTTCGGCCTTCGGCGGAGTGATTGCCGCCAACAGGACGGTCACAGCCGGCATGGCCCGGACCGTGAAGGAGATTTTCACGGAGGTGGTGATCGCCCCTGACTTCGAGCCGGAAGCCGTGGAGATCCTCTCGGCGAAAAAGAACATCCGCCTGCTGGCGCTGCCGGACGGCTACGGGCGCAATGACACCGAATTCCGGCAGGTGTCCGGAGGCGTCCTGGTGCAGAAGACGGACCGGCTGCAGGCCGAGGGCGATGACCCCGCGAACTGGACCCTGGCGGCGGGGGAGGCCGCGGATGAAGCAACGCTGGCCGATCTGGCCTTCGCCTGGTCCGCCGTGCGTGCAGCCAAGTCCAACGCCATCCTGCTGGCGAAGGACGGAGCCTCGGTGGGCGTGGGCATGGGGCAGGTCAACCGGGTCGATTCCTGCCGGCTCGCCGTCGAACGTGCCAATACGCTCGGCGGTCCCGGCGAGGAACGGGCCAGCGGGTCGGTAGCCGCGTCCGATGCGTTCTTCCCCTTTGCGGACGGCCTGCAGATCCTGGCCGACGCCGGCGTCCGTGCGGTGGTACAGCCGGGGGGATCGGTCCGCGACAACGAAGTCATTGAAGCCGCAGCGGCGGCCGGCATCACCATGTACTTCACTGGTGCGCGCCACTTCTTCCACTGAAGTCTGCCTGGAACGGCAAGGCGGTGCAGGTAATGCGCCGCCTTGCTGTTTAGGGCACGGATAGTGGGCTGTGGCATAGTTGAACTCAAATAAAAGCCAAAAAGACGGGTTCCGTCATGCCATAAGACATGCTCCGGTGCCCACCAACACACAAGGAGATCGTGTGGCTGAGAAAATTAAGGTTGTGGGCTCTGTAGTAGAGCTCGACGGCGACGAGATGACGCGCATCATCTGGCAGTTCATTAAGGATCGCCTGATCAACCCGTACCTGGACGTCGACCTGAAGTACTACGACCTCTCCATCCAGAACCGCGACGCGACCGATGACCAGGTCACCATCGACGCCGCCAACGCCATCAAGGAACACGGCGTGGGCGTCAAGTGCGCCACGATCACCCCCGACGAAGCACGCGTCGAGGAATTCGGCCTGAAGAAGATGTGGGTCTCCCCGAACGGGACCATCCGCAACATCCTGGGCGGCGTGGTCTTCCGCGAACCGATCATCATCTCCAACATCCCGCGCCTGGTCCCGGGCTGGAACAAGCCGATCATCATCGGCCGCCACGCCCACGGCGACCAGTACAAGGCCACGAACTTCAAGGTTCCCGGTGCCGGTACCCTGACGCTGACCTACACGCCCGCCGACGGCAGCGAAGAAATCAAGCAGCAGGTTGTTACGTACAACGAAGATGGCGGCGTCGCCATGGGTATGTACAACTTCAACGATTCCATCAAGGACTTCGCGCGCGCTTCCTTCGCCTACGGCCTGCAGCGTAACTACCCGGTGTACCTCTCCACCAAGAACACGATCCTGAAGGCCTACGACGGCCAGTTCAAGGACCTGTTCCAGGAAGTCTTCGACGCCGAGTTCAAGGACCAGTTCGAAGCAGCCGGCCTCACTTACGAGCACCGCCTGATCGATGACATGGTTGCCTCCGCGATGAAGTGGGAAGGCGGCTACGTCTGGGCCTGCAAGAACTACGACGGCGACGTCCAGTCCGACACCGTGGCACAGGGCTTCGGTTCGCTGGGCCTGATGACCTCCGTGCTGATGACCCCGGACGGCCAGACCGTCGAGGCCGAAGCTGCACACGGTACGGTTACCCGCCACTACCGCCAGCACCAGCAGGGCAAGCCCACCTCCACGAACCCGATCGCCTCGATCTTCGCGTGGACCCGTGGCCTGATGCACCGCGGCAAGCTGGACAACACCCCCGAGGTCATCAACTTCGCCGAGACCCTTGAAGACGTTGTCATCAAGACGGTCGAATCCGGCAAGATGACCAAGGACCTGGCACTGCTGGTCGGCCCCGACCAGGCCTACCTGACCACGGAAGAGTTCCTCGCCGCACTGGACGAGAACCTCAAGGCCCGCCTGGGCGCCGAGGTTGCAGCCTAAGCATCACTGCACCAACGACGACGGCGCGCTGCCCCCTTCCCGGGGCGGCGCGCCGTCGTCGTTTCCTTCCTTGTTAAGCACACGCGTAACAACTAGCGCAGCCGCACGGGCGGTGCCACCATGTGGGGATGTCGAACTCCACCACAGCGCAGCCCGCCGCGAAGAGCGCCGAAGAGCGAAGCGCCCGCATAGCGGTGACCGTATTCCCGCTGCTGATTGTTGCCGGGGGAGCGGTGGCCCTGTTCTTCCCGGAGCCGTTCACCGGCCTGTCCGGCTACATCAACCCCGGTCTGATGCTCATTATGTTCGGGATGGGCCTGACCCTGACCCTGCCCGATTTTGCTCTGGTCATCCGGCAGCCGCTGCCCGTCCTGCTGGGAGTGGTGGCGCAGTACGTGATCATGCCGCTGCTCGGTTTCGGTATCGCCTGGGCCCTGCAGCTCAGCCCCGAACTCGCGGCCGGCGTGATCCTGGTGGGCTGCGCACCCGGCGGCACGGCGTCGAACGTGGTGACGTACCTGGCCCGCGGCAACGTAGCCCTTTCCGTCGCCATGACGTCGGTTTCCACTCTTCTGGCGCCCCTGCTGACCCCGATCCTCGCGCTGTGGCTGGCCGGCCGGTACATGGCGGTGGACGCGGGGTCGATGGCCTGGTCCATTGTCCAGATTGTGTTGATCCCGGTGGTGCTGGGCCTGGCCATCCGGTATCTGGTACCCCGGCTGGTGGACCGGGTGCTGCCCGTCCTGCCCTGGATTTCGGTGCTGGCTATTACCTTCGTGGTTATTGCCGTGGTGTCGGGCAGCGCCGAAGCCATCTTTACCGCGGGCTGGCTGATCCTGCTGGCGGTGGTGCTGCACAACGGGTTGGGCCTGGCCCTCGGCTACGGTGCGGCGAAATTGTTCCGGCAACCGGTTGCCTCCCGCCGTACCATGGCCATTGAAGTGGGCATGCAGAACTCCGGGCTGGCCGCGGGACTGGCTAAGCAGTACTTCGCTCCCGAAGCCGCCCTGCCCGCAGCGGTCTTCTCGGTCTGGCACAACGTCAGCGGTG
Encoded proteins:
- a CDS encoding MFS transporter; this translates as MSVTNALPTGDQVVQNLPWRWKVQGKIFLIGGLGFMFDAWDVTLNGVLIPLLSKEWELAPAQAAWIGTANLLGMAIGAFVWGSIADAIGRKRAFSATLLVFSIFTVLGAFSPDIVWFCIFRFMAGFGLGGCVPVDYALVGEFTPKKQRGRVLTGMDGWWPVGAALCGVTSAAIIATFADWRYTMLIMVIPALLVFWVRRSVPESPLYLVRKGRTSEASAVIDDLVRRTGGTQTEWHLPEPQAPEKLSLRTMSTQLTDLWRFSAKTTIAAWSLFLTILLVYYLALQWMPKILVDAGFAEHRAFLTTSGMAAVGLLGVIVAALLVEKVGRKWILAITGPLSAAILVVVALVVDVPAAATILLLVYGFVVQVAIPVLYAYVSELYPTNLRGSGFGWASTVSRIGAGFGPLIFVSVLWPYLGLPMSFALAGVLVLLAVLWMARFAPETKGAALD
- a CDS encoding DUF559 domain-containing protein, whose translation is MAEHDLQYRRLRIALEYEGEHHLLDPDQWHRDIERDDRLRQLGWAVLRFSKKHLRPENEAGTAGKVRAVLLARGWRPGQPL
- the purH gene encoding bifunctional phosphoribosylaminoimidazolecarboxamide formyltransferase/IMP cyclohydrolase; this encodes MSNPVLDRVPIRRALISVYNKTGLTELAQGLAAAGVSIVSTGSTAKQIAAAGVSVTEVAEVTGFKECLDGRVKTLHPRVHAGILADRRREDHVAQLEEMEIEPFDLVVVNLYPFVETVRSGAGQDEVVEQIDIGGPSMVRAAAKNHPSVAVVVDPNKYSDVVTAAAEGGFALAERRRLAAEAFAHTAAYDTAVATWTAEQFGDGTEDGTKWPAYTGLSLERAEVLRYGENPHQDAALYVDKGARPGVAQADQLHGKAMSYNNYVDADAALRAAFDFTEPAVAVVKHANPCGIAVASPGAADPIADAHAKAHACDPVSAFGGVIAANRTVTAGMARTVKEIFTEVVIAPDFEPEAVEILSAKKNIRLLALPDGYGRNDTEFRQVSGGVLVQKTDRLQAEGDDPANWTLAAGEAADEATLADLAFAWSAVRAAKSNAILLAKDGASVGVGMGQVNRVDSCRLAVERANTLGGPGEERASGSVAASDAFFPFADGLQILADAGVRAVVQPGGSVRDNEVIEAAAAAGITMYFTGARHFFH
- a CDS encoding NADP-dependent isocitrate dehydrogenase yields the protein MAEKIKVVGSVVELDGDEMTRIIWQFIKDRLINPYLDVDLKYYDLSIQNRDATDDQVTIDAANAIKEHGVGVKCATITPDEARVEEFGLKKMWVSPNGTIRNILGGVVFREPIIISNIPRLVPGWNKPIIIGRHAHGDQYKATNFKVPGAGTLTLTYTPADGSEEIKQQVVTYNEDGGVAMGMYNFNDSIKDFARASFAYGLQRNYPVYLSTKNTILKAYDGQFKDLFQEVFDAEFKDQFEAAGLTYEHRLIDDMVASAMKWEGGYVWACKNYDGDVQSDTVAQGFGSLGLMTSVLMTPDGQTVEAEAAHGTVTRHYRQHQQGKPTSTNPIASIFAWTRGLMHRGKLDNTPEVINFAETLEDVVIKTVESGKMTKDLALLVGPDQAYLTTEEFLAALDENLKARLGAEVAA
- a CDS encoding bile acid:sodium symporter family protein, with the protein product MSNSTTAQPAAKSAEERSARIAVTVFPLLIVAGGAVALFFPEPFTGLSGYINPGLMLIMFGMGLTLTLPDFALVIRQPLPVLLGVVAQYVIMPLLGFGIAWALQLSPELAAGVILVGCAPGGTASNVVTYLARGNVALSVAMTSVSTLLAPLLTPILALWLAGRYMAVDAGSMAWSIVQIVLIPVVLGLAIRYLVPRLVDRVLPVLPWISVLAITFVVIAVVSGSAEAIFTAGWLILLAVVLHNGLGLALGYGAAKLFRQPVASRRTMAIEVGMQNSGLAAGLAKQYFAPEAALPAAVFSVWHNVSGALMAAIWQRRPSA